Proteins encoded within one genomic window of Polaribacter sp. NJDZ03:
- a CDS encoding lipopolysaccharide biosynthesis protein, which translates to MQLFSFLKKEFVKNVFTLITGAALGQIIVYTSILLLTRLFSPELFGIYILFTSSVLVLKPIITLQLELAIILPQKDEDAINTFALTIFATLVLSLLTFIIILIFKRSILSFFEIKKLSFLIYFIPFSTLFLGFITSLNYWNNRNKKFNNIANGTITKSAVMSVGQITTGFSAANYLGLIPGMLLGQIAQFIFLLKKSTASIYKLKNEISYSRMLILIKKYKDIPLLNTLITFLNTLSNEIPVLLITKYFGLSTAGIYGLAIKVGRAPSGIVQDSVSQVFFNKATEVYNKKENLQNIVKKTCFNLLKISLLIFIPLFIISYFLDFIFGSEWTDVGTYLRILIPWLYIMFLSSPITSLIVILNKQKVILFYDICLLTFRFLAFYAGYYFYNDILISLILFSAVGVFFNIFILIYFFKISKTESVNRNAYK; encoded by the coding sequence ATGCAACTATTTTCTTTTCTAAAAAAAGAGTTTGTTAAAAATGTATTTACATTAATAACAGGAGCTGCTTTAGGTCAAATAATTGTTTATACTTCTATTTTATTACTTACCAGACTTTTTTCGCCTGAATTATTTGGTATTTATATATTATTCACTTCTTCTGTATTAGTTTTAAAACCAATCATTACGTTACAATTAGAATTAGCAATCATTTTACCACAGAAAGATGAAGATGCTATTAATACATTTGCTTTAACCATATTTGCAACGCTAGTTCTAAGCCTATTAACATTTATCATCATATTAATTTTTAAAAGATCAATATTATCATTTTTTGAAATAAAAAAATTATCTTTTCTTATTTATTTTATTCCTTTTAGTACACTTTTCTTGGGCTTTATAACCTCTTTAAATTACTGGAATAATAGAAATAAAAAATTTAATAATATTGCTAATGGTACTATTACTAAATCTGCAGTAATGAGCGTTGGCCAGATAACAACAGGCTTTAGTGCTGCTAATTATTTGGGGTTAATTCCAGGAATGTTATTGGGACAAATAGCACAATTTATATTTCTCCTTAAAAAATCTACAGCCTCTATTTATAAATTAAAAAATGAAATTTCTTATTCTAGAATGCTCATATTAATAAAAAAATACAAGGATATACCACTTTTAAATACACTTATTACTTTTTTAAACACACTCTCTAACGAAATACCTGTATTGTTAATTACCAAGTATTTTGGACTTTCAACCGCAGGTATTTATGGTTTAGCTATTAAAGTAGGAAGAGCTCCAAGTGGAATAGTACAGGATTCTGTAAGCCAAGTATTCTTTAATAAAGCTACTGAAGTTTATAATAAAAAAGAAAATTTGCAAAATATAGTAAAGAAAACGTGCTTTAATTTATTGAAAATTTCTTTATTAATCTTTATTCCATTATTCATTATTTCTTACTTTTTAGATTTTATATTTGGAAGCGAATGGACAGATGTTGGCACGTATTTAAGAATTTTAATTCCATGGTTATATATTATGTTTTTAAGTTCACCTATAACTTCTTTAATAGTAATTTTAAACAAACAAAAAGTTATACTTTTTTACGACATATGCCTTTTAACTTTTCGCTTTCTAGCCTTTTATGCTGGATATTATTTTTATAATGATATTTTAATATCATTAATTTTATTTTCAGCTGTTGGTGTCTTTTTTAATATCTTTATTCTTATTTACTTTTTTAAAATTTCTAAGACTGAAAGTGTAAACAGAAATGCATATAAATAA
- a CDS encoding YjjG family noncanonical pyrimidine nucleotidase, whose translation MTQIQHVFFDLDHTLWDFEKNSDLAFQKVFTKHSITLNIETFLTVYKPLNFNYWKLFREEKVTKDKLRYGRLKDSFDALNYTISDAIIDEMAVDYLDFLPDFNYLFDGTFELLDYLKDKYKLHIITNGFEEVQNKKMMSSNIYHYFDKIITSESVGVKKPNPKVFTYALDIAKANKDNSIMIGDSLEADIEGAINVGMQAIYCNFENNTSVKGDFFSVNSLLEIKQYL comes from the coding sequence ATGACACAGATACAACATGTCTTTTTTGATTTAGATCACACTTTATGGGATTTCGAAAAAAATTCTGATTTAGCCTTTCAGAAGGTTTTTACTAAACATAGTATTACTTTAAATATAGAAACTTTTTTAACTGTTTACAAACCTTTAAATTTTAATTATTGGAAATTGTTTAGAGAAGAGAAGGTTACTAAAGACAAGTTAAGATACGGTAGATTAAAAGATAGTTTTGATGCTTTAAATTATACGATTTCAGATGCTATTATTGATGAGATGGCAGTTGACTATTTAGATTTTCTGCCAGATTTTAATTATTTATTTGATGGAACTTTTGAACTTTTAGATTACTTAAAAGATAAATATAAATTGCACATCATTACCAATGGTTTTGAAGAAGTGCAAAATAAGAAGATGATGAGTTCTAATATTTATCATTATTTTGATAAAATTATTACTTCAGAATCTGTGGGTGTTAAAAAGCCAAACCCTAAAGTATTTACGTACGCTTTAGATATCGCAAAAGCAAATAAAGACAATTCTATTATGATTGGTGATAGTTTAGAGGCAGATATAGAAGGAGCAATAAATGTTGGTATGCAGGCTATTTATTGTAATTTTGAAAATAATACTTCAGTAAAAGGAGATTTTTTTTCTGTTAATTCCCTTTTAGAAATAAAGCAATATTTGTAA